From the Clupea harengus chromosome 15, Ch_v2.0.2, whole genome shotgun sequence genome, one window contains:
- the hsdl1 gene encoding inactive hydroxysteroid dehydrogenase-like protein 1, protein MAAVDSFDLLYREIARSCNCYVEALALVGALYTARKAAIVSRDCYRLLRLHFIPRLFNNRDLVRSYGEWAVIYGSSETVAIAYAEELARHGINIILISPDIRTLSSTAKGLSEVYGVEAILVEADFCHGQSVCKPIQDAIRDKEVGFVVNSLDTSLDLRQSFTDLSEGRLWDMLNRSITAASLVTRLTLPGMVKRRRGAVVNISSGACIRPIPDKTTLAASTAYLDHFSRALHYEYGHQGIFVQSLVPCRVASQGPDEGGRVVTSSWLVPSAQVYARHAVSTLGITHRTTGYWPHSVQLGLAHWMPEWMWMLGSRMLATAA, encoded by the exons ATGGCTGCGGTGGACAGCTTTGACCTTTTGTACAGAGAAATTGCGCGGTCCTGCAATTGTTATGTAGAGGCGCTAGCTCTGGTCGGTGCATTGTACACAGCCAGAAAAGCAGCCATTGTATCTCGGGACTGTTATAGGCTGCTTAGGCTTCATTTCATACCTCGACTATTCAATAACAGAGACCTTGTGCGGTCATATGGAGAATGGGCTGTCATTTATG GATCATCAGAGACCGTGGCAATAGCATATGCCGAGGAGCTGGCCAGGCATGGCATCAACATCATTCTGATCAGCCCTGACATCAGAACTCTTTCCAGCACAGCCAAGGGCCTCTCTGAGGTCTATGGTGTGGAGGCCATCTTGGTTGAGGCAGATTTCTGCCATGGTCAGTCGGTCTGTAAACCTATCCAAGACGCCATTAGGGACAAGGAGGTAGGCTTTGTGGTGAACAGCCTAGACACCTCTCTGGACCTCCGTCAGAGCTTCACTGACCTGTCAGAGGGAAGGCTATGGGACATGCTGAACAGGAGCATCACGGCAGCCAGCCTGGTGACACGCCTGACCCTGCCTGGGATggtgaaaaggaggagaggggcggTGGTGAACATCTCTTCGGGGGCCTGCATCCGACCCATCCCCGACAAGACCACTCTCGCAGCATCCACG GCTTACTTGGACCACTTCAGCCGTGCACTACATTATGAGTATGGCCACCAGGGCATCTTTGTGCAGAGCTTGGTCCCTTGTCGCGTGGCCTCGCAGGGGCCCGATGAGGGGGGTCGGGTGGTGACGAGCAGCTGGCTAGTTCCTTCAGCTCAGGTCTACGCCCGGCATGCGGTGTCTACCCTGGGCATCACCCACCGAACCACAGGCTACTGGCCACACTCGGTCCAG CTTGGACTGGCCCATTGGATGCCTGAGTGGATGTGGATGTTGGGGTCCCGTATGCTGGCTACCGCAGCCTGA
- the LOC105901275 gene encoding gap junction Cx32.2 protein-like, with product MSQVSIRHWTFLSWCPFPDTVLIVLSLTGNQVSELTFELSKSTRPSPDNMGDFGFLSKLLNKVQTHSTVVGKVWMSVLFLFRIMVLGAGVESVWGDERSNMICDTKRVGCDNVCYDWKFPISHVRFWVLQIIFVSTPTLLYLGHAVHVIHREKKLHEQIRKPVEGVVFKGPKYTDDRGRVQIKGVLLRSYMAQLFFKILLEVAFIVGQYYLYGFFMDPRFECERYPCFHKVECFMSRPTEKTIFILFQLVVACLSLFLTILEGFYLLCKQLKKKDHHVRQPAMPLAMNSNSIPMTWQPRADMADAVNQNKANMSYEGEKHI from the exons ATGTCTCAAGTGTCTATAAGACATTGGACATTTCTGTCTTGGTGTCCATTTCCAGATACAGTGCTTATAGTGCTGTCACTGACAGGTAATCAAGTGTCTGAGCTTACTTTTGAACTCAGCAAGTCAACCAG GCCTTCACCAGACAACATGGGAGACTTTGGGTTCCTCTCCAAGTTGCTGAACAAAGTGCAGACGCACTCCACAGTGGTAGGGAAGGTCTGGATGAGCGTCCTCTTCCTTTTCCGTATCATGGTCCTGGGGGCCGGAGTGGAGAGCGTGTGGGGTGACGAGCGGTCCAACATGATATGCGACACCAAGCGGGTCGGCTGTGACAACGTCTGCTACGACTGGAAGTTCCCCATCTCGCACGTGCGCTTCTGGGTGCTGCAGATCATCTTCGTGTCCACGCCCACGCTGCTCTACCTGGGCCACGCCGTGCACGTCATCCACAGGGAGAAGAAGCTGCACGAGCAGATTAGGAAGCCCGTGGAGGGCGTGGTGTTCAAGGGGCCCAAGTACACCGACGACCGGGGCCGGGTGCAGATCAAAGGCGTCCTCCTGCGCAGCTACATGGCCCAGCTCTTCTTCAAGATCCTCCTGGAGGTGGCGTTCATCGTGGGTCAGTACTACCTGTACGGCTTCTTCATGGACCCTAGGTTCGAGTGTGAGCGCTACCCCTGCTTTCATAAGGTGGAGTGCTTCATGTCAAGGCCCACGGAGAAAACCATATTCATCCTCTTCCAGCTAGTGGTGGCCTGCCTGTCCCTGTTCCTCACCATCCTGGAGGGATTCTACCTCCTCTGCAAGCAATTGAAGAAGAAAGATCACCACGTACGCCAGCCTGCCATGCCCTTGGCCATGAACTCCAACAGCATTCCAATGACCTGGCAGCCACGTGCAGACATGGCAGACGCCGTGAACCAGAACAAAGCCAATATGTCCTACGAGGGGGAAAAGCACATTTGA
- the gja11 gene encoding gap junction protein, alpha 11 — MGVVVFILFWLEPQQDKFESLYSLHPRGPAATLRSPVPRPGTHISLLGSSPFKTAKLDMGEWDFLGRLLDKVQSHSTVIGKIWLTVLFVFRILVLGAGAEKVWGDEQSDFVCNTEQPGCENVCYDDAFPISHVRFWVLQILSVSTPTLVYLGHVLHVVHIEKKVRAQMSKQIPDQQMNMFLMKSYKVPKYSKDDGKVSIRGRLLRSYIISLFIKILLEVAFILGQYYLYGFTLDARYVCSKSPCPHQVDCFLSRPTEKSVFIWFMLVVACVSLLLNVVEMGYLTVKKVKECLNRRQDYTVTPITPVLEHRDFKAKDEVIENWPNREGEPQKKEQVTRSVASEDNSANMEEVHI; from the exons atgggagttgtagtttttattttgttttggctGGAGCCACAGCAAGACAAGTTCGAGTCACTTTATTCCCTGCATCCTCGAGGTCCTGCTGCCACACTGAGATCGCCTGTGCCAAGACCTGGCACTCACATTTCTCTCTTAG GTTCCTCCCCATTTAAAACAGCTAAACTGGATATGGGTGAGTGGGACTTCCTTGGCCGGCTGCTAGATAAAGTGCAGTCCCATTCCACGGTGATTGGGAAAATCTGGCTGACTGTCCTTTTCGTCTTCCGCATCCTGGTCCTAGGGGCCGGCGCAGAGAAGGTCTGGGGCGATGAGCAGTCGGACTTTGTCTGCAACACGGAACAGCCGGGCTGCGAGAATGTGTGCTATGACGACGCCTTCCCCATCTCGCATGTGCGCTTCTGGGTGCTGCAGATCCTGTCCGTCTCCACGCCCACGCTGGTCTACCTCGGCCACGTGCTGCACGTGGTCCACATTGAGAAGAAGGTCCGCGCCCAGATGAGCAAGCAGATCCCAGATCAGCAGATGAACATGTTCCTCATGAAGAGCTACAAGGTGCCCAAGTACAGCAAGGACGACGGGAAGGTGAGCATCCGCGGACGCCTCCTGAGGAGCTACATCATCAGCCTTTTCATCAAGATCCTGCTGGAGGTGGCCTTCATCCTGGGCCAATACTACCTTTACGGCTTCACCCTAGATGCCCGCTATGTCTGCAGCAAGTCCCCCTGCCCGCATCAGGTGGACTGCTTCCTGTCCAGGCCCACAGAGAAGTCCGTCTTCATCTGGTTCATGCTGGTGGTGGCCTGCGTTTCGCTGCTTCTCAACGTGGTCGAGATGGGCTACCTGACCGTCAAGAAGGTCAAGGAGTGTTTGAACCGGCGGCAGGACTACACGGTCACGCCTATCACTCCAGTTTTGGAGCACCGGGATTTCAAGGCCAAGGACGAGGTGATCGAGAACTGGCCGAACAGGGAGGGGGAGCCGCAGAAGAAGGAGCAGGTGACCAGGAGTGTGGCGTCTGAGGACAACAGCGCTAACATGGAGGAGGTACACATCTGA
- the gja13.2 gene encoding connexin 32.3, whose translation MGDLGFLSKLLEQVNFHSTVVGKVWMTVLFLFRIMVLGAAAESVWSDEHSNMVCNTNQPGCENVCYDWQFPISHIRFWVLQILFVSTPTLMYLGHAMHIISKENKLRDRIQRHEENVKAPKYTNDKGKVSIRGQLLGSYLTQLFFKILLEIGFIVGQYYLYGFIMVPMFSCSRDPCPFTVACYMSRPTEKTIFIIFMLAVAGLSLLLNVVELFYLLCSKCARGRRNQRLRNTTPPPSWSPHADVDTVAQNNINTHFTDGQSLGGSLDGAREEKRLMERH comes from the coding sequence ATGGGAGATCTAGGATTCCTTTCAAAGCTGCTGGAACAAGTCAATTTCCACTCCACAGTCGTCGGGAAAGTATGGATGACCGTTCTCTTTTTGTTCCGGATCATGGTTCTAGGAGCCGcggcagagagtgtgtggtcGGATGAACACTCTAACATGGTGTGCAACACGAACCAACCTGGTTGCGAGAACGTGTGCTATGACTGGCAGTTCCCCATTTCCCACATCCGTTTCTGGGTGCTGCAGATCCTCTTTGTGTCCACCCCAACCCTGATGTACCTCGGCCACGCCATGCACATCATCTCCAAGGAGAACAAGCTGAGGGACCGGATCCAGAGGCATGAGGAGAACGTGAAGGCGCCCAAGTACACAAACGACAAAGGGAAAGTGAGTATCAGGGGACAGCTGCTGGGCAGCTACCTCACGCAGCTCTTTTTCAAGATCCTCCTGGAGATCGGCTTCATCGTGGGCCAGTACTACCTCTACGGCTTCATCATGGTGCCCATGTTCTCCTGCTCCAGGGATCCCTGCCCATTCACGGTGGCCTGCTACATGTCCCGGCCAACTGAGAagaccatcttcatcatcttcatgcTGGCTGTGGCCGGCTTGTCCCTGCTGCTCAACGTGGTGGAGCTCTTCTACCTGCTCTGCTCCAAGTGTGCCCGTGGCCGCCGTAACCAACGCCTCCgcaacaccacccccccacccagctGGAGCCCTCATGCGGATGTGGACACCGTGGCACAGAACAACATTAACACGCACTTTACTGACGGCCAGAGCCTGGGAGGGAGCCTGGATGGGgccagggaggagaagaggctgATGGAGCGTCACTGA
- the LOC105901725 gene encoding gap junction Cx32.2 protein-like produces MGEWGFLSNLLEKVQSHSTVIGKVWMTVLFVFRIMVLGAGAEKVWGDEQSKMVCNTKQPGCKNVCYDQAFPISHIRLWVMQIIFVSTPTLIYLGHVIHIVHKEDKLRERLQNEAGRQGLKMPKYTDDKGKVHIRGSLLGSYMTSLVFKIILEVAFIVGQYYVYGFVFVPRIECEGEPCPFKVECFMSRPTEKTIFIIFMLAVSCVSLLLTVVEIFYLLCRNCKKRPNYSGAQQMITMSGYSAGKM; encoded by the coding sequence ATGGGAGAATGGGGATTCCTGTCAAATTTATTGGAAAAGGTGCAATCCCACTCCACCGTCATCGGGAAGGTTTGGATGACCGTTCTGTTCGTCTTCAGGATCATGGTGCTGGGGGCTGGCGCAGAGAAAGTCTGGGGTGACGAGCAGTCCAAGATGGTTTGCAACACAAAACAGCCTGGTTGCAAAAATGTGTGCTATGATCAGGCCTTCCCTATCTCCCACATTCGCCTCTGGGTGATGCAGATAATCTTTGTGTCGACCCCGACCTTGATATACCTGGGTCACGTCATACACATTGTGCACAAGGAGGACAAACTCAGGGAGAGGTTACAGAATGAAGCCGGGAGGCAAGGGTTGAAGATGCCCAAATATACGGATGACAAAGGAAAAGTTCACATCAGAGGCAGCCTCTTGGGCAGCTACATGACCAGCCTGGTGTTTAAGATTATTCTAGAGGTTGCGTTCATCGTGGGTCAGTATTACGTCTACGGCTTTGTGTTCGTGCCCCGGATAGAGTGCGAAGGGGAGCCTTGCCCCTTCAAGGTGGAGTGCTTCATGTCACGGCCCACAGAGAAGACCATCTTTATCATCTTCATGCTGGCggtgtcctgtgtgtctctgctgctgACGGTGGTGGAGATCTTCTACCTGCTGTGCAGAAATTGCAAGAAGAGGCCCAACTACAGTGGAGCGCAGCAGATGATCACTATGTCAGGTTACAGTGCAGGGAAAATGTAA
- the LOC116223847 gene encoding gap junction Cx32.2 protein-like produces MGDFGFLSKLLDKVQTHSTVVGKVWMSVLFLFRIMVLGAGVESVWSDEQSNMVCDTKRVGCDNVCYDWKFPISHVRFWVLQIIFVSTPTLLYLGHAVHVIHREKKLHEQIRKPVEGVVFKGPKYTDDRGRVQIKGVLLRSYMAQLFFKILLEVAFIVGQYYLYGFFMDPRFECERYPCFHKVECFMSRPTEKTIFILFQLVVACVSLFLTILEGFYLLCKQLKKKDHHVRQPAMPLAMNSNSIPMTWQPRADMADAVNQNKANMSYEGEKHI; encoded by the coding sequence ATGGGAGACTTTGGGTTCCTCTCCAAGTTGCTGGACAAAGTGCAGACGCACTCCACAGTGGTAGGGAAGGTCTGGATGAGCGTCCTCTTCCTTTTCCGTATCATGGTCCTGGGGGCCGGAGTGGAGAGCGTGTGGAGTGACGAGCAGTCCAACATGGTTTGCGACACCAAGCGGGTCGGCTGTGACAACGTCTGCTACGACTGGAAGTTCCCCATCTCGCACGTGCGCTTCTGGGTGCTGCAGATCATCTTCGTGTCCACGCCCACGCTGCTCTACCTGGGCCACGCCGTGCACGTCATCCACAGGGAGAAGAAGCTGCACGAGCAGATTAGGAAGCCCGTGGAGGGCGTGGTGTTCAAGGGGCCCAAGTACACCGACGACCGGGGCCGGGTGCAGATCAAAGGCGTCCTCCTGCGCAGCTACATGGCCCAGCTTTTCTTCAAGATCCTCCTGGAGGTGGCGTTCATCGTGGGTCAGTACTACCTGTACGGCTTCTTCATGGACCCTAGGTTCGAGTGTGAGCGCTACCCCTGCTTTCATAAGGTGGAGTGCTTCATGTCAAGGCCCACGGAGAAAACCATATTCATCCTCTTCCAGCTAGTGGTGGCCTGCGTGTCCCTGTTCCTCACCATCCTGGAGGGATTCTACCTCCTCTGCAAGCAATTGAAGAAGAAAGATCACCACGTACGCCAGCCTGCCATGCCCTTGGCCATGAACTCCAACAGCATTCCAATGACCTGGCAGCCACGTGCAGACATGGCAGACGCCGTGAACCAGAACAAAGCCAATATGTCCTACGAGGGGGAAAAGCACATTTGA